The following proteins are encoded in a genomic region of Sneathiella marina:
- a CDS encoding mechanosensitive ion channel family protein, whose amino-acid sequence METVNENIETVSVWIGVLTDFAIEYGFQILGALVFLLVGLLVINWIGNRLAGVAQAKNIDVTLSMFMGSAVKLILIIVLIIITLGNFGISIAPLIALAGAVTFGATLALQGPISNFGAGVAIIITRPFVVGNVITVHGVSGVVDRITLGITFLTGEDGEQIAVPNKEIVGQVIVNSMELRIVETKFCIPADTDTDRVIQLVRSTLSKIDGIANDPTPQVGIQDFTYGGIIIGIRVWAPGLKYFQVRYSVNGSVFEALKNNEIHLMTMAAGGMILPSLSTEDNSSSPPPVL is encoded by the coding sequence ATGGAAACTGTAAACGAGAATATTGAAACTGTCTCCGTTTGGATTGGCGTCCTGACGGACTTTGCTATCGAGTATGGATTCCAGATACTCGGAGCTCTTGTATTTTTACTGGTTGGATTGCTGGTTATCAACTGGATCGGCAATCGGCTCGCTGGCGTCGCGCAGGCGAAGAACATTGATGTCACTCTTTCAATGTTTATGGGGAGCGCTGTCAAGCTTATCCTCATAATCGTTCTTATTATTATCACACTTGGAAATTTCGGCATCAGTATCGCGCCCCTGATTGCCTTGGCGGGCGCTGTTACATTTGGCGCCACTCTTGCGCTTCAGGGACCAATATCAAATTTCGGTGCGGGTGTTGCTATTATCATCACACGTCCCTTTGTCGTGGGCAATGTCATCACTGTTCATGGCGTTAGCGGCGTTGTTGATCGTATTACACTCGGCATTACATTTTTGACCGGAGAAGACGGAGAGCAAATTGCAGTCCCGAACAAGGAAATTGTCGGACAAGTGATTGTCAATTCAATGGAACTGCGAATTGTCGAAACGAAATTTTGCATCCCTGCAGATACGGATACGGATCGCGTGATCCAATTGGTCCGTTCGACGCTTTCGAAAATAGACGGCATTGCGAACGATCCAACACCCCAAGTTGGTATCCAGGACTTTACCTACGGAGGCATTATCATCGGAATTCGTGTCTGGGCGCCGGGGCTAAAGTATTTTCAAGTCCGATACAGTGTCAATGGGTCCGTTTTTGAAGCCTTGAAAAACAACGAAATCCACTTAATGACCATGGCAGCAGGGGGCATGATCCTGCCATCCCTGTCGACAGAAGACAATTCATCCTCCCCACCCCCTGTTCTTTAA
- a CDS encoding Dyp-type peroxidase: MDNAQSAIFIEGTTQNRFLEFTVKDGVSLDEAKTAIASALTGDLENTMKAPHVVWGFGRSLATSLFGTDTPSDLLDFTAHGSGDNKAEATQRDIFLWIHGSHEDEVFDCARLHYQCLANICNVELEITGFKYKKDHDLIGFEDGTANPKTDEARADAALTKAGGSILLTQKWVHKLDKFESVPTSEQEKIVGRTKYENLELEGDEMPPTSHVSRTDVDIDGVAQKVYRRSAPFGNMREHGLYFVSFAKETQRHDIQLKRMFGETDDGLMDRLTEFSTAATGSYWYIPPAAQLAALRK; the protein is encoded by the coding sequence ATGGATAATGCACAATCCGCTATTTTTATTGAAGGTACAACTCAGAACCGGTTTCTGGAATTCACTGTAAAAGACGGCGTTTCGCTAGACGAGGCGAAAACAGCTATTGCCAGCGCACTTACAGGTGACTTGGAAAATACAATGAAAGCCCCCCACGTAGTATGGGGATTTGGGCGATCCCTTGCCACATCTCTTTTCGGAACAGATACCCCATCTGATTTACTTGATTTCACTGCTCATGGCTCTGGTGACAACAAAGCCGAAGCCACACAGCGCGATATATTTCTCTGGATACATGGTAGTCACGAAGATGAGGTTTTTGATTGCGCCCGTCTGCATTACCAATGCCTCGCCAACATTTGTAATGTTGAGCTTGAAATAACCGGTTTCAAATATAAAAAAGATCACGATTTAATCGGGTTCGAAGATGGTACGGCAAATCCGAAAACAGATGAAGCACGTGCAGATGCAGCGCTTACAAAGGCGGGCGGCTCTATTTTACTCACCCAGAAATGGGTTCACAAACTCGATAAATTTGAATCCGTCCCGACTTCAGAACAAGAAAAAATTGTTGGCCGGACAAAATACGAGAACCTGGAACTTGAAGGCGACGAAATGCCGCCGACCTCACATGTCAGCCGAACCGATGTAGATATTGACGGTGTTGCTCAAAAGGTTTACCGACGCAGTGCTCCGTTCGGGAACATGCGCGAACACGGACTTTATTTTGTATCATTTGCAAAAGAGACGCAAAGACACGATATACAATTAAAGCGCATGTTCGGTGAGACTGACGACGGGCTCATGGACAGATTGACGGAATTTTCGACAGCGGCAACCGGCTCCTATTGGTACATACCGCCTGCGGCCCAGTTAGCGGCACTGCGAAAATAG
- a CDS encoding phosphatase PAP2 family protein, giving the protein MKLTSNAEHWHLDRLIACHAIAALIGASMIWPVTADMWLKISTATFYLLNGSLLWNESWAILWAALNTKTYDILGAVLMFLPTIWYVFSGRDHDLKERIARTSVTWGAVIVVVFISKILLPSIDFHSPTLVLKPAVFLNELVPWIDAKWESKNSFPGDHAVAAFSFVGMVFLLLDRRTAFLTLIFGILYSIPRLFSGAHWLSDELVGGGMALFIALGWMSNLPTLVWSRYVWDWIFLRLLKRE; this is encoded by the coding sequence ATGAAGCTGACAAGCAATGCGGAACATTGGCATCTTGATAGACTAATAGCATGCCACGCCATTGCTGCATTAATTGGGGCTTCGATGATATGGCCGGTAACTGCAGATATGTGGTTGAAAATTAGTACGGCTACCTTTTACTTGCTAAACGGGTCCTTACTCTGGAATGAGAGCTGGGCTATTCTATGGGCTGCGCTAAATACCAAAACATACGATATTCTTGGAGCGGTCCTGATGTTCCTGCCGACCATATGGTATGTTTTCTCTGGACGTGATCATGATTTAAAGGAGCGCATAGCCAGGACCAGTGTCACCTGGGGCGCAGTTATCGTTGTCGTATTTATTTCAAAAATACTACTCCCATCCATCGATTTTCATAGCCCGACACTCGTGTTGAAGCCTGCCGTTTTCCTCAATGAGCTTGTTCCCTGGATTGATGCAAAATGGGAGTCGAAAAACAGCTTTCCAGGGGATCATGCTGTCGCCGCCTTTTCCTTTGTCGGGATGGTTTTTCTGCTGCTAGACAGAAGAACGGCCTTTCTCACTCTGATTTTTGGAATCCTGTATTCCATTCCCCGGCTCTTTTCCGGGGCCCATTGGCTCAGTGACGAACTGGTTGGAGGCGGAATGGCGCTGTTCATCGCTTTGGGCTGGATGTCCAATCTGCCGACACTTGTTTGGTCGCGTTATGTTTGGGACTGGATATTTTTGCGCTTGCTAAAACGGGAATAA
- a CDS encoding DUF3237 domain-containing protein translates to MMADLTLTPAFDMHLNVKMPLTNLGKTPYGDRLIAEVTGGEVTGPMLSGKIHAGGGDWLLLRNDGVMQLDVRLTIEADDGGLIYVTYRGMRHGPKDVMDRMAKGEPVDPSEYYFKMAPIFETSAGPHDWLNKNLFVANGVRNPAGPTYHVFLIE, encoded by the coding sequence ATGATGGCCGATTTAACACTTACACCCGCCTTCGACATGCATTTGAACGTCAAGATGCCGCTTACCAACCTGGGGAAAACACCTTATGGTGACAGACTTATTGCTGAAGTTACGGGCGGTGAAGTTACTGGCCCAATGCTTTCAGGGAAAATCCACGCCGGTGGAGGGGATTGGTTATTGCTCCGCAATGACGGGGTAATGCAGCTTGATGTCAGGCTCACGATTGAAGCGGACGACGGCGGTTTGATCTATGTGACCTATAGAGGAATGCGCCACGGCCCCAAAGATGTGATGGATAGAATGGCGAAGGGGGAACCAGTCGATCCCAGCGAATATTATTTCAAGATGGCTCCAATCTTTGAAACTTCTGCCGGACCACATGATTGGCTAAACAAAAATCTTTTTGTAGCAAACGGCGTTCGAAATCCTGCCGGCCCGACATATCATGTCTTTCTCATAGAATAA
- a CDS encoding DUF4136 domain-containing protein has product MKALLFIALATILVACGTPAIDANITAFYTPEVQNIASKTITVRAQPASKDSSLEFKSYRPKIESKLRLVGFDIAEPNEDPDFVAYVSYGIDGKEQRSSTTSDPYFGSFGVGVGVGRAPFYGGVARSYNTQTWEEYNRFISLDIVEGASVGSDNPVRIYEGRVQSVGKCPTLAGVFDGVLDAMFENFPGLNGKTTFISIPWDGSC; this is encoded by the coding sequence ATGAAAGCTCTATTATTCATTGCATTGGCAACGATATTAGTGGCGTGTGGAACGCCGGCAATTGATGCCAATATAACAGCGTTTTACACACCGGAAGTACAGAATATTGCCTCGAAGACAATTACGGTTCGGGCTCAACCGGCTTCGAAGGATTCGAGTTTGGAATTCAAATCCTATCGCCCTAAAATAGAAAGCAAGCTCCGACTGGTCGGGTTTGATATTGCAGAACCGAACGAAGATCCGGATTTTGTGGCCTATGTTTCCTATGGAATCGATGGAAAGGAACAAAGATCTTCAACCACGTCCGATCCTTATTTCGGGTCATTTGGCGTGGGGGTTGGCGTTGGACGTGCCCCATTTTATGGAGGGGTTGCGCGTAGCTATAATACGCAAACCTGGGAGGAATATAACCGATTTATTTCTTTGGACATAGTAGAAGGCGCATCGGTTGGATCGGACAATCCGGTCCGGATTTACGAAGGACGGGTTCAATCAGTTGGAAAATGCCCAACTTTGGCCGGAGTTTTTGATGGCGTACTCGATGCAATGTTTGAGAATTTTCCGGGCTTGAACGGAAAAACAACTTTCATCTCTATACCCTGGGATGGCTCTTGCTGA
- a CDS encoding substrate-binding domain-containing protein has translation MKKISLLISVIYLSFLNAGLAADLKLAVTTSFHNSGLSEVLLPEIKKDLDLDVHLIVVGTGQALKLGRAGDVDAILVHSKMAEEEFVRNGYGSHRREIMFNDFILIGPVTDPAQAAKQESAVSALRAIEKNRNLFVSRGDDSGTNRKEIALWVAVGREPAEFPASWYRATGAGMGATLNTASAMDAYVFADRGSWLNFENKRNLAVIFEGDPVLFNQYSFIPVNAARHPHVKHDLALKLENWLVSKKSQAMIGNYKISGEQLFTPNAKTN, from the coding sequence TTGAAGAAAATCTCTCTGCTTATTTCAGTTATTTATCTATCATTTTTAAATGCGGGCCTGGCTGCGGATCTGAAACTCGCTGTCACAACATCTTTTCATAATTCCGGCTTATCCGAAGTGTTATTGCCGGAAATAAAGAAAGATCTCGACCTGGACGTTCATTTAATCGTTGTGGGAACAGGGCAGGCGTTAAAACTGGGCCGTGCCGGAGATGTCGATGCCATACTGGTGCATTCCAAAATGGCGGAAGAAGAATTTGTGAGAAATGGCTATGGCTCTCATCGCCGGGAAATCATGTTCAATGATTTTATCCTGATCGGGCCCGTTACGGATCCGGCGCAAGCCGCGAAACAGGAGAGTGCTGTCTCGGCGTTAAGGGCAATCGAGAAAAACCGCAATCTTTTCGTCAGTCGGGGCGATGACAGTGGCACCAACCGCAAGGAAATCGCATTATGGGTGGCAGTGGGCCGGGAGCCAGCAGAATTTCCTGCGTCCTGGTATAGGGCTACCGGTGCGGGGATGGGGGCTACTCTAAATACGGCAAGCGCCATGGACGCCTATGTTTTCGCAGATCGCGGCAGCTGGCTCAATTTTGAAAATAAGCGAAATCTGGCTGTTATCTTCGAAGGAGATCCCGTTCTGTTCAACCAGTACAGCTTTATCCCGGTTAACGCCGCCCGTCATCCCCATGTGAAACACGATCTCGCCCTAAAGCTTGAAAACTGGCTCGTTAGTAAAAAATCGCAAGCCATGATCGGAAATTACAAAATTTCAGGGGAGCAGCTTTTTACTCCGAATGCGAAAACTAACTGA
- a CDS encoding ABC transporter ATP-binding protein, whose translation MVTSIFPLQIRDACLEKSGTQIIGPINLEILDRGCTVVVGPNGSGKTSLLRLMHGLEKASQGYVKWNVPRAQAYASQCYVFQTPVIMRRSVRDNIAYPLLLRGTQRKTALKEADKWLENVGLEASGEKKAHVLSGGERQKLALARALITNPGILFLDEPTTNLDGASTKEIERLIGQAQAAGTRIVMATHDFGQARRLGTDVLFMYRGRIHEICAVDDFFPTPSTEEARAFIGGEIVL comes from the coding sequence ATTATTGGCCCAATCAATTTAGAAATTTTGGACCGGGGATGTACGGTTGTCGTCGGGCCAAATGGATCGGGGAAGACAAGTCTTCTTCGGCTGATGCATGGACTGGAGAAAGCGAGCCAGGGGTATGTGAAGTGGAATGTGCCCCGTGCCCAAGCCTATGCTTCACAATGCTATGTGTTTCAAACACCCGTTATCATGCGGCGGTCTGTCAGGGACAATATCGCCTATCCGCTCCTCCTACGCGGGACCCAAAGAAAGACGGCACTGAAGGAGGCTGATAAATGGCTGGAAAATGTTGGCCTGGAAGCTTCAGGCGAGAAAAAAGCTCATGTTCTCTCTGGCGGGGAGCGGCAGAAGCTGGCGCTGGCGCGGGCCCTCATTACAAATCCTGGAATTCTATTTCTTGACGAGCCGACGACAAACCTGGATGGGGCTTCTACTAAGGAAATTGAGCGTCTTATCGGACAGGCGCAGGCGGCAGGAACCAGGATTGTTATGGCGACACATGACTTTGGCCAAGCCCGGCGGCTTGGAACCGACGTTCTGTTCATGTATCGCGGTCGTATCCACGAAATATGTGCTGTTGACGATTTTTTCCCCACGCCAAGCACAGAGGAAGCCAGGGCTTTTATTGGCGGAGAAATTGTGCTTTGA